In Peromyscus eremicus chromosome 2, PerEre_H2_v1, whole genome shotgun sequence, a single genomic region encodes these proteins:
- the Fam131c gene encoding protein FAM131C: MDLFTSAHKDCPRPQGTDLLNRDLPSSYPPATVPDHVAGKDKQMDFCWDPWQRCFQTTNGYVSDSRACTSNYSVAALATSSLVGVVQSIKDHITKPTAMARGRVAHLIEWKGWSAQQSGWGLSPAEDEHYCCLPDELREARFAAGVAEQFAITEATLSAWSSLDDEELQPEDSTQGAFQLQDLESIYLQDSLLSGPSQDDSLLACSPGLTLDDGWPSPEEPPSPTQQHRQRLPAAQGPDSGAHLHGSLPSVDSGSLSEEEDEVFYN; this comes from the exons ATGG ATCTGTTCACAAGTGCCCACAAAGACTGCCCCAGGCCCCAGGGCACAGACCTCCTGAATCGGGATCTGCCCTCCAGCTATCCACCTGCCACTGTTCCAGACCATGTCGCTGGCAAG GAcaagcagatggatttctgttgGGATCCCTGGCAG aggTGCTTCCAGACCACCAACGGCTACGTATCTGACTCTAGAGCCTGCACCAGCAACTACAGCGTGGCTGCCCTGGCCACCTCATCCCTTGTGG GGGTGGTACAAAGCATCAAGGACCACATCACAAAGCCCACAGCCATGGCTCGCGGCCGAGTGGCCCACCTCATCGAGTGGAAAGGCTGGAGCGCCCAGCAGTCGGGCTGGGGGCTGTCCCCAGCAGAAGATGAACACTATTGTTGTCTCCCGGACGAGCTACGAGAGGCCCGCTTTGCTGCAG GTGTCGCTGAGCAGTTTGCTATCACAGAGGCCACTCTGAGTGCCTGGTCCTCCCTGGATGACGAAGAACTGCAGCCAGAGGACAGTACCCAGGGTGCCTTCCAGCTCCAAG ACCTGGAGAGCATCTACCTTCAGGACAGCCTCCTGAGTGGTCCTTCCCAGGACGACAGTCTCCTAGCCTGCTCCCCTGGCCTCACCCTTGATGACGGCTGGCCCTCACCGGAGGAGCCCCCTAGCCCCACCCAGCAGCACCGGCAGCGGCTGCCAGCGGCTCAGGGGCCTGACAGTGGAGCCCACTTGCACGGCTCCCTGCCCTCAGTGGACAGTGGCTCTCTCTCAGAAGAGGAGGATGAAGTGTTTTACAACTGA
- the LOC131904913 gene encoding chloride channel protein ClC-Ka gives MDGIEKFQSIHAAYRHHPGRMEELVGLREGSSGKLVALQELWGPCPRIRRGIRGGLEWLKKRLFRVGEDWYFLMALGVLMALISYAMNFAIGRVVRAHKWLYREVGDGHLLRYLSWTVYPVALLSFSSGFSQSITPFSGGSGLPELKTMLSGVVLEDYLDIKNFGAKVVGLSCTLATGSTIFLGKVGPFVHLSVMIAAYLGRVRTKTIGESENKAKEIEMLAAAAAVGVATVFAAPFSGVLFSIEVMSSHFSVWNYWRGFFAATCGAFMFRLLAVFNSEQETITSIYKTSFRVDVPFDLPEIFFFVALGAICGVLSCAYLFCQRNFLRFIKTNPYTSKLLATSKPLYAALASLILASITYPPGVGRFMASRLSMAEHLHSLFDNNSWALMTRNSSPPWPEEPDPQNLWFEWYHPQFTIFGTLAFFLVMKFWMLILATTIPMPAGYFMPIFIIGAAIGRLLGEALSIAFPEGIVAGGEINPIMPGGYALAGAAAFSGAVTHTISTALLAFELTGQIVHALPVLMAVLAANAVSQNCQPSFYDGTIMAKKLPYLPWIRGRKTGSYPVTVEHFMNCTLTTLANDMPLEEVVKVVTSTDVAQYPLVETRESQTLVGIVERTHLVQALQTEPASWAPGQQRLLQDILASGCPTQPVTLQLSPETSLYQTHSLFELLTLQTLFVTSRGRAVGSVSWVELKKAISTLINPPAPK, from the exons GGGGCCTGGAGTGGCTGAAAAAGCGCCTGTTCCGCGTGGGTGAGGACTGGTACTTCCTGATGGCCCTCGGGGTGCTCATGGCTCTCATCAGCTACGCCATGAACTTCGCTATCGGGCGTGTGGTCAGAG CACACAAGTGGCTGTACAGGGAAGTTGGGGACGGCCACCTGCTCCGGTATCTCTCCTGGACTGTGTACCCTGTGGCCCTCCTGTCCTTCTCCTCCGGCTTCTCACAGAGCATCACGCCCTTCTCTGGAG GGtctggactcccagagctgaaGACCATGCTGTCCGGTGTGGTCCTGGAGGATTACCTAGACATCAAGAACTTTGGGGCGAAGGTGGTGGGCCTCTCCTGCACCCTGGCAACAGGCAGTACCATATTCCTGGGCAAAGTG GGCCCCTTCGTGCACCTGAGTGTGATGATTGCTGCTTACCTGGGCCGTGTGCGCACCAAGACCATCGGGGAATCTGAG AACAAGGCCAAGGAAATTGAAATGCTGGCGGCTGCAGCTGCGGTGGGCGTGGCCACAGTCTTCGCAGCCCCCTTCAGTG GTGTCCTGTTCAGCATTGAGGTCATGTCCTCTCACTTCTCCGTCTGGAATTACTGGAGGGGCTTCTTCGCTGCCACCTGCGGGGCCTTCATGTTCCGCCTCCTGGCGGTCTTCAACAGTGAGCAGG agACCATCACCTCCATCTACAAGACCAGTTTCCGAGTGGATGTACCCTTTGACCTGCCTGAAATCTTCTTCTTTGTGGCCCTGGG GGCCATCTGCGGTGTCCTGAGCTGCGCCTACCTATTCTGTCAGCGGAATTTTCTCCGCTTCATCAAGACAAATCCGTACACCTCCAAACTGCTGGCTACCAG CAAGCCCTTGTACGCAGCTCTGGCCTCCCTGATCCTGGCCTCCATCACCTATCCGCCTGGTGTGGGCCGCTTCATGGCTTCCCGG CTGTCCATGGCGGAGCATTTGCACTCTCTGTTTGACAACAACTCGTGGGCATTGATGACCCGGAACTCATCCCCACCCTGGCCAGAGGAgccagatccccagaacctgtggtttgaatggtaccacccacagttcACCATCTTTGGAACTCTGGCCTTCTTCCTGGTCATGAAG TTCTGGATGCTGATTCTGGCCACCACGATACCCATGCCTGCTGGGTACTTCATGCCCATATTCATCATTG GAGCTGCCATCGGGCGCCTCTTAGGAGAGGCCCTGTCTATCGCCTTCCCAGAGGGCATTGTGGCTGGAGGTGAGATCAACCCCATCATGCCTGGAGGCTATGCTCTGGCAG GTGCTGCTGCCTTCTCGGGGGCGGTGACCCACACCATCTCCACGGCGCTGTTGGCCTTTGAGCTGACTGGCCAGATTGTTCATGCTCTGCCCGTGCTGATGGCAGTGCTGGCGGCCAACGCTGTCTCCCAGAACTGTCAGCCCTCTTTCTATGATGGCACCATCATGGCCAAGAAACTACCATACCTGCCGTGGATTCGTGGCCGCAAGACTGG TTCCTACCCTGTGACTGTGGAACACTTCATGAACTGTACCCTCACCACACTGGCCAACGACATGCCCCTGGAGGAGGTAGTCAAGGTTGTGACCTCCACAGATGTGGCTCAGTACCCCTTGGTGGAGACCAGAG AGTCTCAGACCCTGGTGGGCATTGTGGAAAGGACTCACTTGGTGCAAGCCCTCCAGACTGAGCCAGCTTCCTGGGCTCCAGGCCAACAG CGCCTTCTCCAGGACATCTTGGCTAGTGGCTGCCCCACACAGCCAGTGACCCTGCAATTGTCCCCAGAGACCTCCCTGTATCAG ACACACAGCCTCTTTGAGCTGCTGACCCTTCAGACGCTGTTCGTGACGTCACGGGGCAGAGCTGTGGGCTCTGTGTCCTGGGTAGAG CTGAAGAAAGCGATTTCCACCTTGATCAACCCACCAGCCCCCAAGTGA